The following proteins come from a genomic window of Ochotona princeps isolate mOchPri1 chromosome 14, mOchPri1.hap1, whole genome shotgun sequence:
- the CIZ1 gene encoding cip1-interacting zinc finger protein isoform X2, which yields MYNPQLQQQQLQQQQLLQIQQLLQQSPPQAPLPMAVGRGLPQVQPAQPQLVGVQGNGSASLLSGPLLQRALLLQQLQGLDQFAVPAATYDSTCLTMPTAALGNLRGYGGVTTPNLGAPSLSPTQLATQNLQQLFPQATRQSLLGPPPIGLPMNTPQLSLSGRTPQKQARTPFSTIPSRKDSSSQTMSVENRPDPAEGSEEAAEAPLDMCEGRDSLPCPDTISREKRSLVPDPEPREPSEPAAKRSKSLEEPTEPGPPGQLKAKVQPQARMTALKQTQTPELLPEPVEARGPPHFQPQGALVNPGGQPRLQKQAQTQTSPEHVVPQPKQPLPEPQKGTEPQSSVQPPKEAEPQKQVQASACSPPPRQVELPLLKQAQTQTCPQVLSQAQPRPQPREQPSGQTQTQPEGSVPALEQAPLSACATLLEMLPEMVDARGDMEEPPSEPAGAQDEVEESQQEPACGLDMGECERRAREMLGTWGTGGSLKVTILQSSDSRAFSTTPLLPGPRAAGDTSTAPVATSTPAKPGLQFFCYICKASCSSQQDFQDHMAGAPHQQRLGDMQHASQACLLSLLPVPRNILEREEEPPPRRWCHTCQVYYFGDLIQHRRTQDHKIAKQSLRPFCTACNRYFRTPRKFVEHVKSQGHKDKAKELKSLEKELAGQDEDHFITVDAVGCFEGDEEEEEDEDEEEDIEVEEEFCKQVRSRDISIEEWKDSDTYNPNTAYGVDFLVPVMGYVCRICHKFYHSNSGAQLSHCKSKAHFDNLQKYKATKNPSPTSRPMSRRCAINARNALTALFTTGGRQPVQPSTQDVAKTPSKVTAQPPQPPPRRSSRLKS from the exons ATGTACAACccgcagctccagcagcagcagttgcagcagcaACAATTGCTGCAgatccagcagctgctgcagcagtcCCCGCCACAGGCCCCCTTGCCCATGGCCGTTGGCCG GGGCCTCCCCCAGGTGCAGCCCGCGCAGCCGCAGCTTGTGGGTGTCCAGGGCAAcggctctgcctccctcctcagTGGTCCCCTGCTACAGAGGGCTTTGCTACTGCAGCAGCTGCAAG GACTGGACCAgtttgcagtgccagcagccaCGTACGACAGCACCTGTCTCACCATGCCCACGGCAGCACTGG GGAACCTGCGTGGATACGGAGGTGTGACCACCCCGAACCTGGGAGCCCCCAGCCTCTCGCCCACACAGCTGGCCACCCAAAACCTGCAGCAGTTGTTCCCCCAAGCCACACGCCAGTCGCTACTGGGGCCCCCTCCCATCGGACTCCCCATGAACACTCCTCAGCTCAGCCTCTCAGGGCGGACCCCCCAGAAGCAAGCCCGGACCCCCTTTTCCACTATTCCCAGTCGCAAG GACTCCTCTTCTCAGACGATGTCGGTGGAAAACAGACCAGACCCCGCCGAGGGGtctgaggaagctgcagaggcccCGTTGGACATGTGTGAAG GCCGAGATTCGCTCCCCTGCCCGGATACCATCTCCAGGGAGAAGCGCTCACTGGTGCCTGACCCTGAGCCTCGTGAGCCAtcagagccagcagccaagaggtCCAAAAG CTTGGAGGAGCCCACAGAGCCAGGGCCTCCAGGACAGCTGAAAGCCAAGGTCCAGCCACAGGCCCGAATGACGGCCCTAAAGCAAACACAGACTCCTGAGCTGCTGCCTGAGCCAGTGGAAGCCCGGGGGCCACCACACTTCCAGCCCCAGGGGGCTCTGGTGAACCCCGGGGGACAGCCAAGGCTGCAGAAGCAGGCCCAGACACAGACCTCACCAGAGCACGTGGTGCCACAGCCGAAGCAGCCACTTCCAGAGCCCCAGAAGGGCACAGAGCCACAGTCCTCAGTACAGCCACCCAAGGAAGCAGAGCCACAGAAGCAGGTGCAGGCCTCGGCATGCTCACCGCCccccaggcaggtggagctgccGCTGCTGAAGCAGGCCCAGACACAGACATGTCCGCAGGTACTCAGCCAAGCACAGCCACGGCCCCAGCCGCGTGAGCAACCTTCGGGGCAGACCCAGACTCAGCCAGAGGGGTCGGTGCCAGCCTTGGAGCAAGCACCACTCTCGGCCTGTGCCACATTGCTGGAGATGCTGCCTGAGATGGTAGATGCCAGGGGAG ATATGGAGGAGCCCCCGTCAGagccagcaggtgctcaggacGAAGTGGAAGAGAGCCAGCAGGAGCCGGCCTGCGGCCTGGACATGGGAGAGTGCGAGAGAAGAGCAAGGGAGATGCTAGGG ACGTGGGGCACCGGGGGCTCCCTGAAGGTCACCATCCTACAGAGCAGTGACAGCCGGGCCTTCAGCACCACGCCACTCCTGCCTGGGCCGCGTGCTGCTGGTGACACCTCCACTGCCCCCGTGGCCACCAGCACGCCCGCCAAGCCCGGCCTACAGTTCTTCTGCTACATCTGCAaggccagctgcagcagccagcag GACTTCCAGGACCACATGGCAGGAGCTCCACACCAGCAGCGGCTTGGGGATATGCAGCACGCCAGTCAAGCCtgcctcctgtccctgctgcctgtgcCCCGGAACATCCTcgagagagagga AGAGCCCCCGCCCCGACGCTGGTGCCACACCTGCCAGGTCTACTACTTCGGGGACCTGATCCAGCACCGCAGGACGCAGGACCACAAG ATTGCCAAGCAGTCACTGCGCCCCTTCTGCACGGCTTGCAACCGCTACTTCAGGACCCCCCGCAAGTTTGTGGAACATGTGAAGTCCCAGGGCCACAAGGACAAAGCCAAGGAG CTGAAGTCCCTGGAGAAGGAGCTAGCCGGCCAGGACGAGGACCACTTCATCACTGTCGATGCTGTGGGCTGCTTCGAgggagatgaggaggaggaggaggacgaagaCGAAGAAGAGGACATTGAGGTGGAGGAGGAATTCTGCAAGCAG GTGAGGTCCAGAGACATCTCCATAGAGGAGTGGAAGGACTCAGACACCTACAACCCCAACACAGCTTATG GCGTGGACTTTCTGGTGCCAGTGATGGGTTACGTGTGCCGCATCTGCCACAAGTTCTACCACAGCAACTCGGGGGCGCAGCTCTCCCACTGCAAGTCCAAGGCTCACTTCGACAACCTGCAG AAATACAAGGCGACGAAGAACCCCAGCCCCACCAGCCGGCCCATGAGCCGCCGCTGTGCCATCAACGCTCGCAACGCCTTGACGGCCCTGTTCACCACTGGCGGCCGCCAGCCGGTCCAGCCCAGCACCCAGGATGTGGCCAAAACCCCCAGCAAGGTGACCGCtcagcctccccagcccccacctcgGCGCTCCAGCCGTCTGAAGTCCTGA
- the CIZ1 gene encoding cip1-interacting zinc finger protein isoform X4: protein MYNPQLQQQQLQQQQLLQIQQLLQQSPPQAPLPMAVGRGLPQVQPAQPQLVGVQGNGSASLLSGPLLQRALLLQQLQGLDQFAVPAATYDSTCLTMPTAALGNLRGYGGVTTPNLGAPSLSPTQLATQNLQQLFPQATRQSLLGPPPIGLPMNTPQLSLSGRTPQKQARTPFSTIPSRKDSSSQTMSVENRPDPAEGSEEAAEAPLDMCEGRDSLPCPDTISREKRSLVPDPEPREPSEPAAKRSKSLEEPTEPGPPGQLKAKVQPQARMTALKQTQTPELLPEPVEARGPPHFQPQGALVNPGGQPRLQKQAQTQTSPEHVVPQPKQPLPEPQKGTEPQSSVQPPKEAEPQKQVQASVLSQAQPRPQPREQPSGQTQTQPEGSVPALEQAPLSACATLLEMLPEMVDARGDMEEPPSEPAGAQDEVEESQQEPACGLDMGECERRAREMLGTWGTGGSLKVTILQSSDSRAFSTTPLLPGPRAAGDTSTAPVATSTPAKPGLQFFCYICKASCSSQQDFQDHMAGAPHQQRLGDMQHASQACLLSLLPVPRNILEREEEEPPPRRWCHTCQVYYFGDLIQHRRTQDHKIAKQSLRPFCTACNRYFRTPRKFVEHVKSQGHKDKAKELKSLEKELAGQDEDHFITVDAVGCFEGDEEEEEDEDEEEDIEVEEEFCKQVRSRDISIEEWKDSDTYNPNTAYGVDFLVPVMGYVCRICHKFYHSNSGAQLSHCKSKAHFDNLQKYKATKNPSPTSRPMSRRCAINARNALTALFTTGGRQPVQPSTQDVAKTPSKVTAQPPQPPPRRSSRLKS from the exons ATGTACAACccgcagctccagcagcagcagttgcagcagcaACAATTGCTGCAgatccagcagctgctgcagcagtcCCCGCCACAGGCCCCCTTGCCCATGGCCGTTGGCCG GGGCCTCCCCCAGGTGCAGCCCGCGCAGCCGCAGCTTGTGGGTGTCCAGGGCAAcggctctgcctccctcctcagTGGTCCCCTGCTACAGAGGGCTTTGCTACTGCAGCAGCTGCAAG GACTGGACCAgtttgcagtgccagcagccaCGTACGACAGCACCTGTCTCACCATGCCCACGGCAGCACTGG GGAACCTGCGTGGATACGGAGGTGTGACCACCCCGAACCTGGGAGCCCCCAGCCTCTCGCCCACACAGCTGGCCACCCAAAACCTGCAGCAGTTGTTCCCCCAAGCCACACGCCAGTCGCTACTGGGGCCCCCTCCCATCGGACTCCCCATGAACACTCCTCAGCTCAGCCTCTCAGGGCGGACCCCCCAGAAGCAAGCCCGGACCCCCTTTTCCACTATTCCCAGTCGCAAG GACTCCTCTTCTCAGACGATGTCGGTGGAAAACAGACCAGACCCCGCCGAGGGGtctgaggaagctgcagaggcccCGTTGGACATGTGTGAAG GCCGAGATTCGCTCCCCTGCCCGGATACCATCTCCAGGGAGAAGCGCTCACTGGTGCCTGACCCTGAGCCTCGTGAGCCAtcagagccagcagccaagaggtCCAAAAG CTTGGAGGAGCCCACAGAGCCAGGGCCTCCAGGACAGCTGAAAGCCAAGGTCCAGCCACAGGCCCGAATGACGGCCCTAAAGCAAACACAGACTCCTGAGCTGCTGCCTGAGCCAGTGGAAGCCCGGGGGCCACCACACTTCCAGCCCCAGGGGGCTCTGGTGAACCCCGGGGGACAGCCAAGGCTGCAGAAGCAGGCCCAGACACAGACCTCACCAGAGCACGTGGTGCCACAGCCGAAGCAGCCACTTCCAGAGCCCCAGAAGGGCACAGAGCCACAGTCCTCAGTACAGCCACCCAAGGAAGCAGAGCCACAGAAGCAGGTGCAGGCCTCG GTACTCAGCCAAGCACAGCCACGGCCCCAGCCGCGTGAGCAACCTTCGGGGCAGACCCAGACTCAGCCAGAGGGGTCGGTGCCAGCCTTGGAGCAAGCACCACTCTCGGCCTGTGCCACATTGCTGGAGATGCTGCCTGAGATGGTAGATGCCAGGGGAG ATATGGAGGAGCCCCCGTCAGagccagcaggtgctcaggacGAAGTGGAAGAGAGCCAGCAGGAGCCGGCCTGCGGCCTGGACATGGGAGAGTGCGAGAGAAGAGCAAGGGAGATGCTAGGG ACGTGGGGCACCGGGGGCTCCCTGAAGGTCACCATCCTACAGAGCAGTGACAGCCGGGCCTTCAGCACCACGCCACTCCTGCCTGGGCCGCGTGCTGCTGGTGACACCTCCACTGCCCCCGTGGCCACCAGCACGCCCGCCAAGCCCGGCCTACAGTTCTTCTGCTACATCTGCAaggccagctgcagcagccagcag GACTTCCAGGACCACATGGCAGGAGCTCCACACCAGCAGCGGCTTGGGGATATGCAGCACGCCAGTCAAGCCtgcctcctgtccctgctgcctgtgcCCCGGAACATCCTcgagagagaggagga AGAGCCCCCGCCCCGACGCTGGTGCCACACCTGCCAGGTCTACTACTTCGGGGACCTGATCCAGCACCGCAGGACGCAGGACCACAAG ATTGCCAAGCAGTCACTGCGCCCCTTCTGCACGGCTTGCAACCGCTACTTCAGGACCCCCCGCAAGTTTGTGGAACATGTGAAGTCCCAGGGCCACAAGGACAAAGCCAAGGAG CTGAAGTCCCTGGAGAAGGAGCTAGCCGGCCAGGACGAGGACCACTTCATCACTGTCGATGCTGTGGGCTGCTTCGAgggagatgaggaggaggaggaggacgaagaCGAAGAAGAGGACATTGAGGTGGAGGAGGAATTCTGCAAGCAG GTGAGGTCCAGAGACATCTCCATAGAGGAGTGGAAGGACTCAGACACCTACAACCCCAACACAGCTTATG GCGTGGACTTTCTGGTGCCAGTGATGGGTTACGTGTGCCGCATCTGCCACAAGTTCTACCACAGCAACTCGGGGGCGCAGCTCTCCCACTGCAAGTCCAAGGCTCACTTCGACAACCTGCAG AAATACAAGGCGACGAAGAACCCCAGCCCCACCAGCCGGCCCATGAGCCGCCGCTGTGCCATCAACGCTCGCAACGCCTTGACGGCCCTGTTCACCACTGGCGGCCGCCAGCCGGTCCAGCCCAGCACCCAGGATGTGGCCAAAACCCCCAGCAAGGTGACCGCtcagcctccccagcccccacctcgGCGCTCCAGCCGTCTGAAGTCCTGA
- the CIZ1 gene encoding cip1-interacting zinc finger protein isoform X5, producing the protein MYNPQLQQQQLQQQQLLQIQQLLQQSPPQAPLPMAVGRGLPQVQPAQPQLVGVQGNGSASLLSGPLLQRALLLQQLQGLDQFAVPAATYDSTCLTMPTAALGNLRGYGGVTTPNLGAPSLSPTQLATQNLQQLFPQATRQSLLGPPPIGLPMNTPQLSLSGRTPQKQARTPFSTIPSRKDSSSQTMSVENRPDPAEGSEEAAEAPLDMCEGRDSLPCPDTISREKRSLVPDPEPREPSEPAAKRSKSLEEPTEPGPPGQLKAKVQPQARMTALKQTQTPELLPEPVEARGPPHFQPQGALVNPGGQPRLQKQAQTQTSPEHVVPQPKQPLPEPQKGTEPQSSVQPPKEAEPQKQVLSQAQPRPQPREQPSGQTQTQPEGSVPALEQAPLSACATLLEMLPEMVDARGDMEEPPSEPAGAQDEVEESQQEPACGLDMGECERRAREMLGTWGTGGSLKVTILQSSDSRAFSTTPLLPGPRAAGDTSTAPVATSTPAKPGLQFFCYICKASCSSQQDFQDHMAGAPHQQRLGDMQHASQACLLSLLPVPRNILEREEEEPPPRRWCHTCQVYYFGDLIQHRRTQDHKIAKQSLRPFCTACNRYFRTPRKFVEHVKSQGHKDKAKELKSLEKELAGQDEDHFITVDAVGCFEGDEEEEEDEDEEEDIEVEEEFCKQVRSRDISIEEWKDSDTYNPNTAYGVDFLVPVMGYVCRICHKFYHSNSGAQLSHCKSKAHFDNLQKYKATKNPSPTSRPMSRRCAINARNALTALFTTGGRQPVQPSTQDVAKTPSKVTAQPPQPPPRRSSRLKS; encoded by the exons ATGTACAACccgcagctccagcagcagcagttgcagcagcaACAATTGCTGCAgatccagcagctgctgcagcagtcCCCGCCACAGGCCCCCTTGCCCATGGCCGTTGGCCG GGGCCTCCCCCAGGTGCAGCCCGCGCAGCCGCAGCTTGTGGGTGTCCAGGGCAAcggctctgcctccctcctcagTGGTCCCCTGCTACAGAGGGCTTTGCTACTGCAGCAGCTGCAAG GACTGGACCAgtttgcagtgccagcagccaCGTACGACAGCACCTGTCTCACCATGCCCACGGCAGCACTGG GGAACCTGCGTGGATACGGAGGTGTGACCACCCCGAACCTGGGAGCCCCCAGCCTCTCGCCCACACAGCTGGCCACCCAAAACCTGCAGCAGTTGTTCCCCCAAGCCACACGCCAGTCGCTACTGGGGCCCCCTCCCATCGGACTCCCCATGAACACTCCTCAGCTCAGCCTCTCAGGGCGGACCCCCCAGAAGCAAGCCCGGACCCCCTTTTCCACTATTCCCAGTCGCAAG GACTCCTCTTCTCAGACGATGTCGGTGGAAAACAGACCAGACCCCGCCGAGGGGtctgaggaagctgcagaggcccCGTTGGACATGTGTGAAG GCCGAGATTCGCTCCCCTGCCCGGATACCATCTCCAGGGAGAAGCGCTCACTGGTGCCTGACCCTGAGCCTCGTGAGCCAtcagagccagcagccaagaggtCCAAAAG CTTGGAGGAGCCCACAGAGCCAGGGCCTCCAGGACAGCTGAAAGCCAAGGTCCAGCCACAGGCCCGAATGACGGCCCTAAAGCAAACACAGACTCCTGAGCTGCTGCCTGAGCCAGTGGAAGCCCGGGGGCCACCACACTTCCAGCCCCAGGGGGCTCTGGTGAACCCCGGGGGACAGCCAAGGCTGCAGAAGCAGGCCCAGACACAGACCTCACCAGAGCACGTGGTGCCACAGCCGAAGCAGCCACTTCCAGAGCCCCAGAAGGGCACAGAGCCACAGTCCTCAGTACAGCCACCCAAGGAAGCAGAGCCACAGAAGCAG GTACTCAGCCAAGCACAGCCACGGCCCCAGCCGCGTGAGCAACCTTCGGGGCAGACCCAGACTCAGCCAGAGGGGTCGGTGCCAGCCTTGGAGCAAGCACCACTCTCGGCCTGTGCCACATTGCTGGAGATGCTGCCTGAGATGGTAGATGCCAGGGGAG ATATGGAGGAGCCCCCGTCAGagccagcaggtgctcaggacGAAGTGGAAGAGAGCCAGCAGGAGCCGGCCTGCGGCCTGGACATGGGAGAGTGCGAGAGAAGAGCAAGGGAGATGCTAGGG ACGTGGGGCACCGGGGGCTCCCTGAAGGTCACCATCCTACAGAGCAGTGACAGCCGGGCCTTCAGCACCACGCCACTCCTGCCTGGGCCGCGTGCTGCTGGTGACACCTCCACTGCCCCCGTGGCCACCAGCACGCCCGCCAAGCCCGGCCTACAGTTCTTCTGCTACATCTGCAaggccagctgcagcagccagcag GACTTCCAGGACCACATGGCAGGAGCTCCACACCAGCAGCGGCTTGGGGATATGCAGCACGCCAGTCAAGCCtgcctcctgtccctgctgcctgtgcCCCGGAACATCCTcgagagagaggagga AGAGCCCCCGCCCCGACGCTGGTGCCACACCTGCCAGGTCTACTACTTCGGGGACCTGATCCAGCACCGCAGGACGCAGGACCACAAG ATTGCCAAGCAGTCACTGCGCCCCTTCTGCACGGCTTGCAACCGCTACTTCAGGACCCCCCGCAAGTTTGTGGAACATGTGAAGTCCCAGGGCCACAAGGACAAAGCCAAGGAG CTGAAGTCCCTGGAGAAGGAGCTAGCCGGCCAGGACGAGGACCACTTCATCACTGTCGATGCTGTGGGCTGCTTCGAgggagatgaggaggaggaggaggacgaagaCGAAGAAGAGGACATTGAGGTGGAGGAGGAATTCTGCAAGCAG GTGAGGTCCAGAGACATCTCCATAGAGGAGTGGAAGGACTCAGACACCTACAACCCCAACACAGCTTATG GCGTGGACTTTCTGGTGCCAGTGATGGGTTACGTGTGCCGCATCTGCCACAAGTTCTACCACAGCAACTCGGGGGCGCAGCTCTCCCACTGCAAGTCCAAGGCTCACTTCGACAACCTGCAG AAATACAAGGCGACGAAGAACCCCAGCCCCACCAGCCGGCCCATGAGCCGCCGCTGTGCCATCAACGCTCGCAACGCCTTGACGGCCCTGTTCACCACTGGCGGCCGCCAGCCGGTCCAGCCCAGCACCCAGGATGTGGCCAAAACCCCCAGCAAGGTGACCGCtcagcctccccagcccccacctcgGCGCTCCAGCCGTCTGAAGTCCTGA
- the CIZ1 gene encoding cip1-interacting zinc finger protein isoform X1 produces MYNPQLQQQQLQQQQLLQIQQLLQQSPPQAPLPMAVGRGLPQVQPAQPQLVGVQGNGSASLLSGPLLQRALLLQQLQGLDQFAVPAATYDSTCLTMPTAALGNLRGYGGVTTPNLGAPSLSPTQLATQNLQQLFPQATRQSLLGPPPIGLPMNTPQLSLSGRTPQKQARTPFSTIPSRKDSSSQTMSVENRPDPAEGSEEAAEAPLDMCEGRDSLPCPDTISREKRSLVPDPEPREPSEPAAKRSKSLEEPTEPGPPGQLKAKVQPQARMTALKQTQTPELLPEPVEARGPPHFQPQGALVNPGGQPRLQKQAQTQTSPEHVVPQPKQPLPEPQKGTEPQSSVQPPKEAEPQKQVQASACSPPPRQVELPLLKQAQTQTCPQVLSQAQPRPQPREQPSGQTQTQPEGSVPALEQAPLSACATLLEMLPEMVDARGDMEEPPSEPAGAQDEVEESQQEPACGLDMGECERRAREMLGTWGTGGSLKVTILQSSDSRAFSTTPLLPGPRAAGDTSTAPVATSTPAKPGLQFFCYICKASCSSQQDFQDHMAGAPHQQRLGDMQHASQACLLSLLPVPRNILEREEEEPPPRRWCHTCQVYYFGDLIQHRRTQDHKIAKQSLRPFCTACNRYFRTPRKFVEHVKSQGHKDKAKELKSLEKELAGQDEDHFITVDAVGCFEGDEEEEEDEDEEEDIEVEEEFCKQVRSRDISIEEWKDSDTYNPNTAYGVDFLVPVMGYVCRICHKFYHSNSGAQLSHCKSKAHFDNLQKYKATKNPSPTSRPMSRRCAINARNALTALFTTGGRQPVQPSTQDVAKTPSKVTAQPPQPPPRRSSRLKS; encoded by the exons ATGTACAACccgcagctccagcagcagcagttgcagcagcaACAATTGCTGCAgatccagcagctgctgcagcagtcCCCGCCACAGGCCCCCTTGCCCATGGCCGTTGGCCG GGGCCTCCCCCAGGTGCAGCCCGCGCAGCCGCAGCTTGTGGGTGTCCAGGGCAAcggctctgcctccctcctcagTGGTCCCCTGCTACAGAGGGCTTTGCTACTGCAGCAGCTGCAAG GACTGGACCAgtttgcagtgccagcagccaCGTACGACAGCACCTGTCTCACCATGCCCACGGCAGCACTGG GGAACCTGCGTGGATACGGAGGTGTGACCACCCCGAACCTGGGAGCCCCCAGCCTCTCGCCCACACAGCTGGCCACCCAAAACCTGCAGCAGTTGTTCCCCCAAGCCACACGCCAGTCGCTACTGGGGCCCCCTCCCATCGGACTCCCCATGAACACTCCTCAGCTCAGCCTCTCAGGGCGGACCCCCCAGAAGCAAGCCCGGACCCCCTTTTCCACTATTCCCAGTCGCAAG GACTCCTCTTCTCAGACGATGTCGGTGGAAAACAGACCAGACCCCGCCGAGGGGtctgaggaagctgcagaggcccCGTTGGACATGTGTGAAG GCCGAGATTCGCTCCCCTGCCCGGATACCATCTCCAGGGAGAAGCGCTCACTGGTGCCTGACCCTGAGCCTCGTGAGCCAtcagagccagcagccaagaggtCCAAAAG CTTGGAGGAGCCCACAGAGCCAGGGCCTCCAGGACAGCTGAAAGCCAAGGTCCAGCCACAGGCCCGAATGACGGCCCTAAAGCAAACACAGACTCCTGAGCTGCTGCCTGAGCCAGTGGAAGCCCGGGGGCCACCACACTTCCAGCCCCAGGGGGCTCTGGTGAACCCCGGGGGACAGCCAAGGCTGCAGAAGCAGGCCCAGACACAGACCTCACCAGAGCACGTGGTGCCACAGCCGAAGCAGCCACTTCCAGAGCCCCAGAAGGGCACAGAGCCACAGTCCTCAGTACAGCCACCCAAGGAAGCAGAGCCACAGAAGCAGGTGCAGGCCTCGGCATGCTCACCGCCccccaggcaggtggagctgccGCTGCTGAAGCAGGCCCAGACACAGACATGTCCGCAGGTACTCAGCCAAGCACAGCCACGGCCCCAGCCGCGTGAGCAACCTTCGGGGCAGACCCAGACTCAGCCAGAGGGGTCGGTGCCAGCCTTGGAGCAAGCACCACTCTCGGCCTGTGCCACATTGCTGGAGATGCTGCCTGAGATGGTAGATGCCAGGGGAG ATATGGAGGAGCCCCCGTCAGagccagcaggtgctcaggacGAAGTGGAAGAGAGCCAGCAGGAGCCGGCCTGCGGCCTGGACATGGGAGAGTGCGAGAGAAGAGCAAGGGAGATGCTAGGG ACGTGGGGCACCGGGGGCTCCCTGAAGGTCACCATCCTACAGAGCAGTGACAGCCGGGCCTTCAGCACCACGCCACTCCTGCCTGGGCCGCGTGCTGCTGGTGACACCTCCACTGCCCCCGTGGCCACCAGCACGCCCGCCAAGCCCGGCCTACAGTTCTTCTGCTACATCTGCAaggccagctgcagcagccagcag GACTTCCAGGACCACATGGCAGGAGCTCCACACCAGCAGCGGCTTGGGGATATGCAGCACGCCAGTCAAGCCtgcctcctgtccctgctgcctgtgcCCCGGAACATCCTcgagagagaggagga AGAGCCCCCGCCCCGACGCTGGTGCCACACCTGCCAGGTCTACTACTTCGGGGACCTGATCCAGCACCGCAGGACGCAGGACCACAAG ATTGCCAAGCAGTCACTGCGCCCCTTCTGCACGGCTTGCAACCGCTACTTCAGGACCCCCCGCAAGTTTGTGGAACATGTGAAGTCCCAGGGCCACAAGGACAAAGCCAAGGAG CTGAAGTCCCTGGAGAAGGAGCTAGCCGGCCAGGACGAGGACCACTTCATCACTGTCGATGCTGTGGGCTGCTTCGAgggagatgaggaggaggaggaggacgaagaCGAAGAAGAGGACATTGAGGTGGAGGAGGAATTCTGCAAGCAG GTGAGGTCCAGAGACATCTCCATAGAGGAGTGGAAGGACTCAGACACCTACAACCCCAACACAGCTTATG GCGTGGACTTTCTGGTGCCAGTGATGGGTTACGTGTGCCGCATCTGCCACAAGTTCTACCACAGCAACTCGGGGGCGCAGCTCTCCCACTGCAAGTCCAAGGCTCACTTCGACAACCTGCAG AAATACAAGGCGACGAAGAACCCCAGCCCCACCAGCCGGCCCATGAGCCGCCGCTGTGCCATCAACGCTCGCAACGCCTTGACGGCCCTGTTCACCACTGGCGGCCGCCAGCCGGTCCAGCCCAGCACCCAGGATGTGGCCAAAACCCCCAGCAAGGTGACCGCtcagcctccccagcccccacctcgGCGCTCCAGCCGTCTGAAGTCCTGA